Sequence from the Dehalococcoidia bacterium genome:
GCACCGCCAGGGCCAAGGCCTGCCCCTCCACAACGGAGGCCAGAGTCTGCGCAGCCGTCTGGGTTGCATCGGCCAGCATAATCCCCTCCCCTAGGCGGGCAGGCGCACGGGGCAATGCCCCCGGTGCGCTACCCGCTGGTCAGACTTCTATCCAGCACTAGAAACAGGAACAGCAGGGCCAGATACACACTGGAGTAGCGATAAAGGCGGAGAGCCCGCCGAGGTGTGGGGGAGCGGTACAGGGCGAGGGCCATGCCCAGGAAAAGGATTCCCAGCACCACCGCCGCCCCCAAATAGACCACCCCGAAGAGGCGCAACGCCACGGGCAGGAGGCTCACCCCCAGCAAAATAAGGCTGTACAGGAGCACCTGAAAAGCGGCAGCCTTTTCCCCCGCCACAACGGGGAGCATGGGCACCTGGGCCGCCCGATACTCCTCCTTGGCTAGGATGGCGAGGGGCCAGAAGTGGGGGGGTGTCCAGAAGAAAACGAGGAGGAACAAAAACAAGGCGGCAGGCTCCACACGCCCCGTTACTGCCGTCCAACCGATCAGGGGGGGGAAGGCACCCGCCGCACCACCCAGCACGATGTTCTGGGGGGTGCGGCGCTTCAGCAGGAAACTGTACACCACCACATAATACACGAAGGCGATTCCAGCCAGCAGGGCGCTGATCCCATTCACCCACAGGGCGAACATGGCTAGAGAGACAGCCCCCAGGCTGATTCCGAACCAGAGGGCGTCCTGGGGTTCCACCAGGCCCGAGGGGAGGGGGCGTGCCCGCGTGCGGGCCATCTGGGCGTCCAGATCCCTGTCCAGGTAGGAGTTCAAGGCTCCTGCCCCGCCCGCACACAGGGCCCCCGCCAGCAGGGTTACCATCACCCGCTCCCACGCCACCGTGCCCCCACCTGCGGCGAGCATGCCGGCCAGGGTAGTTACCAGAAGCAGGACCAAAACATTGGGCTTGATGAGCAGGAGGAGCCCCCGCACGGTGTGCAGGGGCGCGGCCGCCCCCCAGCGGGCCTCCGGCCAGGCCAGGCCCAGCAAAAAGAAGACCCAGGTGAACAGACCCGCAGCCCCCACCAGGTGGGCCAGACGCGACCAGAGGGGCAGGAGCCACACTTTGTTTACCACGCCGAAAACCGCCTGGATAAGGGCCAGCACGCCCAAGGGGATGAGGAGGAGGCGCACCTGCCTTTCGGGGGAGCGCAGGCCTCGCCAGGTTA
This genomic interval carries:
- a CDS encoding heme o synthase; the protein is MGSTVRQVAPTFGARLQGWSRRVFPLWARCALGSFLLATVMGGIVRVTGSGLGCPDWPLCYGRIIPPPDIHAWLEYLHRLAVACATVFLVLMSLTAFGWASSRRSLALALLPGSLVVVQIVLGAFTVLTELHGGVALAHTGVAMALLGSLAFISARTSPWGRGEEDTTNRQRSSPPALLVLGVATFLLILTGAYVTRSGAALACVPFPLCNRPPETLEVARLQEVDRLHWATAVVVGVLVAWITWRGLRSPERQVRLLLIPLGVLALIQAVFGVVNKVWLLPLWSRLAHLVGAAGLFTWVFFLLGLAWPEARWGAAAPLHTVRGLLLLIKPNVLVLLLVTTLAGMLAAGGGTVAWERVMVTLLAGALCAGGAGALNSYLDRDLDAQMARTRARPLPSGLVEPQDALWFGISLGAVSLAMFALWVNGISALLAGIAFVYYVVVYSFLLKRRTPQNIVLGGAAGAFPPLIGWTAVTGRVEPAALFLFLLVFFWTPPHFWPLAILAKEEYRAAQVPMLPVVAGEKAAAFQVLLYSLILLGVSLLPVALRLFGVVYLGAAVVLGILFLGMALALYRSPTPRRALRLYRYSSVYLALLFLFLVLDRSLTSG